A stretch of DNA from Fusobacterium mortiferum ATCC 9817:
CAATTTTTATAACAGAGGGAGAAAATCTTGTAGGAATAGTTTCAAGAAAAGATTTACTTAAGATAGCTATAGGAAAAACAGATATAAATAAGGTTCCAATCAATGTAATAATGACAAGAATGCCAAATATAATCTACTGTGAAGAGAATGATGAGATAGTAGAGGTAGTAAAAAAATTAATAGAGCATCAAATAGATTCTCTACCAGTTTTAAAAATAAAAGAGGTAAGAGGGAAAAAGGTATACAAGATAGTAGGAAGGGTAACAAAGACTAATATAACAAAACTATTTTTAGAAAATTTTGAAAAATAAAAGGAGAGGTTAAAATGAAAAGAGTTTATTTATTTGCAGAGGGAAATAAGAGTATGATAAATTTATTGGGAGGAAAAGGTGGTAACCTAGCTGAGATGAAGAAAATAGGATTACCTATTCCAGAGGGGATTATCATATCTACTGAAGCTTGTAAAGAATATTATGGGAATGGGGAGCTTTTAAGCGAAGAGTTAAAAAATGAGGTATTAGAACAAATAAATAAACTAGAGGAAATGACAGGAAAAAAATTTGAAGGCGAAAAACCATTGCTTGTTTCAGTAAGGTCTGGAGCACCTGTGTCTATGCCTGGAATGATGGATACTATATTAAATCTAGGTATGAATGATAAGACAGCAGAAAATATGGTAAAAATCTTTGAAAATGAAAACTTTGTATATGATTTATATTTTAGATTTATTCAAATGTTCTCTGAGATAGTTATGGGAGTAGAAAAAGAGTTATTCTTTGAATTGAGAAAAAAATTAAAAGGAAGAGTTTCTAACCAAGAGCTAATCAATAGAGCTAAGATAATGTATTGGGAAGAAACAGGTAAGTTTTTCCCAGAGAGTGCTAAAGAACAGTTGTTTATGGCTATAAACTCTATATTTAAATCTTGGGAAAATGAGAGAGCAAAAGTATATAGAAGAATAAATAGAATAGATGACAGTATGGGAACAGCAGTGGTAGTTCAAGAGATGGTATTTGGAAACTTAAATGAAAAATCAGGAACAGGGGTAGCCTTTACAAGAAATCCATCTACTGGAGAGAAACATGTATTTGGAGAGTATTTATTGAAAGCTCAAGGAGAGGATATAGTAGCTGGAATTAGAACTCCTGAACCAATTGATAGATTAAAAGAGGAATTACCATCTGTTTATGAAGAGTTCTTAAAGATAGCTGATATTTTAGAGAAGCACAATAAAGATATGCAAGATATAGAGTTTACTATTGAAGATGGAAAACTTTTCTTATTACAAACAAGAAATGGTAAGAGAAGTCCATATGCAGCTATAAAAATTGCTGTAGATATGGTAAAAGAGGGGCTTTTAACTAAAGAGGAAGCAATAATGAAAGTAGACCCTGCTGTATTACCACAATTATTACATGGAAACTTTGAACCAGCTGCTTTAAAAAATGCTACACTATTAGGTAAAGGATTAGCTGGTTCTGCTGGAGTAGCTATTGGTAGAGTGGTATTTGCTTCTGAAAGAGTGCACACTAAAGAGATGACTATACTTGTGAGAGAGGAAACATCTCCAGAAGATATTAAAGGAATAAGTTTAGCTCAAGGAATAGTAACAGTAAAAGGTGGAGCAACTTCTCACGGAGCTGTTGTGGCAAGAGGTATGGGAAAATGTTGTGTAACAGGTTGTGGAGATATCAAGATAGATGATATAAGAAGAGAGATGACAATCAATGGTTATACAGTAAAAGAGGGAGAGTTTATCTCAATCAGTGGATATACAGGAGAGATTTATCTTGGAAAAGTAGGACTTACAAAGCCACAATTTGATGATAACTTAAAAGAGTTTGTAAGTTGGTGTAAAGAGATAAAAAGATTAGGAATAAGAATGAATGCTGATACAGTAACAGATGCTCAATTAGGAAAAGGATTTGGAGCTGAGGGAATAGGACTTTGTAGAACTGAGCATATGTTTTTCCAAAAAGATAAAATTTGGACAATTAGAGGTATGATACTTAGCCATGATACTGATGAGGTAGCAAGAGCCTTAGAAAAGATGCACCAATTACAAAGAGAGGATTTCTATAATATATTTAAAGTAGTAGAAAATGATGTAGTTATAGTAAGACTTCTTGACCCACCTTTACATGAATTTTTACCAAAAGAGCAAAAAGATAAAGAGAAGATGGCTGAAATTCTAGGAGTATCACTTGAAGAGATAGAGAGAAGAGTAAGAAATCTAAAAGATGAAAACCCTATGCTAGGGCATAGAGGGTGTAGACTTGCTGTAACTCGTCCAGAACTATATAATGTACAAGCTAGAGCAATAATAGAAGCTGGAATACAATGTAAGAGAGAGGGACTAGATGTTAAACCTGAGATAATGATACCTTTAATAATAGGAGCAAAAGAGTTATTATTTATTAAGAAAAATCTAATTGCAGAGATAGAAAAGGTATTTGAAGAGCAAGGTATGAGAATAGATTATAAACTAGGAACTATGATGGAAACTCCAAGAGCTTGTTTACTTGCTGATGAGATAGGAGCAGAGGTGGATTTCTTCTCATTTGGAACTAATGACTTAACTCAAACTACTATGGGACTTTCAAGAGATGACTCAGTTAAATTTATGCCAGAGTATTATGAAAATGGAATATTAAAAGTTGAGCCTTTTGCAACAATAGATGAAAGAGGAGTAGGAAAATTAGTAAAACTAGCTGTAGAACTTGGAAGAAAAAATCCACATATAGAGATGGGAGTATGTGGAGAGCATGGTGGAGATCCTAAGAGTATAGAGTTCTTTGAACAAGTAGGATTAGATTATGTAAGCTGTTCTCCATTTAGAGTTTTAGTAGCTATAGTTGCTGCAGCTCAAAGTCATATAAAATATAGAAGATAGAAAATAAAGAAAACTAAAGAATTGTGGAGTTTTGAAGCAATTCTTAGTTTTCTTTTTATAATAAAATACAGAAATTAAGGAGAGAATATGGGTACTAGAGATGAGAATTTAGAGCTAAAATATTTAAAACTGTTATCTACAAAATTTAGAAATATCTCTGAAACTACAACAGAGATAATCAACTTACAAGCAATATTGAATTTACCAAAGGGAACAGAACATTTCTTAACAGACATACATGGTGAGTATGATGCTTTTCATCATGTGTTAAAAAATGGTTCTGGAACTATAAAAGAGAAGATAAATGATATATTTAAAGATGAGCTAAGTAATTATGATAAAAAAGAGTTAGCTAGTGTCATATATTATCCTACTAAAAAGGTAGATTATATAATGAAAAATGGGCAAAATTTAGATAAATGGCTAAAGAACACTATATATAGAATGATAGAGATATGTAGTATGACAGCTTCTAAATATACTAGTTCAAAGGTAAGAAAAGCTATGCCACAAGATTTTGCCTATGTATTGCAAGAGCTAATCTATGAAAGAAAAGAGTTACCTAATAGAAAAGAGTATGTAGAAAATATTATAGATACTATTATCTCTATTGGAAGAGCAAAGGAGTTTATAAAAGCAATAGCCGATTTGATACAAAGACTTATGATAGATAAATTACATATAATAGGAGATATCTATGATAGAGGAAGTAGTCCACATCTAATTATGGATTCACTTATGAAACATCATAATACTGATATTCAATGGGGTAACCATGATATGTTATGGATAGGGGCAGGGCTTGGAAATAGAGCTTGTATTGCCAATGTAGTAAGAATTTGTGCTAGATATTCCAATACAGATATATTAGAGGAAGCTTATGGAATAAATATGCTTCCACTAGCTACCTTTGCTATGGAAACTTATGGAGATGATGAGTGTAAAAACTTTATTCCTAAAGGAGAGAGAAAGAGTCATTTGATGGCTCAAATACATAAGGCTATCTCTATAATACAATTTAAAATAGAAGGGGAGATGGCAAAAAGAAATCCAGATTTTGATTTGATGGATAGACAGCTTTTAGATAAGATAGATTTTGATAGAGGAGTAGTAGAGGTAGAGGGAAAGGAGTATGAATTAAACGATAGAAACTTTCCTACAATAGATAGAGAAAACCCATATCTTCTTACAAAGGAAGAGGAAGATGTAATGGAAAAATTAGAGAGATTTTTTGTAAATAGTGAAAGATTACAAAAACATATAGAGTTTTTCTTTACTAATGGAAGTGTCTACCTAAAATATAACTCTAATCTACTTTATCATGGTTGTATTCCTCTTAATGAAGATGGGGAGCTAAGAGAGGTTACTCTTCTTGGAGAAAAATTAAAAGGGAAAAAATATTTAGATAAAATAGAGGAGCTTGTAAGAGAAGCTTATTATTATAGAAAGAAAAAGGATAAGAAAATATTTTATAATGATTTTTTATGGTATCTATGGTGTGGAAAAAATTCTCCACTTTTTGGTAAAGATGCTATGAAAACTTTTGAAAGATATTTTATAGATGATAAGAGTATACATGTAGAGAGAAAAAATCCATATTATAGTTATTGTAATGAAGAGAGTACTTGTAGAAAAATATTAGAAGAGTTTGGATTAAATCCTAATATATCACATATTATAAATGGACATGTACCTGTAAAAACTCTTAAAGGGGAGAGTCCTGTAAAAGCTAATGGAAGATTGTATATAATAGATGGAGGATTTTCTAAAGCTTACCAAAAAGAAACAGGTATAGCTGGATATACTCTTATATATAACTCTTATGGACTTAAAATAGTAGCTCATGAACCTTTTGAATCAGTAGAAAAAGCTGTAAAAGAGGGAAGGGATATTATCTCATCTACAAGATTAATAGAGGATACAAGTATAAATAGAATAAGAGTAAAAGATACAGATATAGGAAAAGAGCTACAAACTCAAGTAAATGATTTAAAGAAACTTTTAAATGCTTATAATAAAGGTTTAATTTCTCAAACTATCTAAAAGATTAAAAAATTTTAATCTTTATTTAATAAAATATTAAAGAAAAAATGATATATTACATATGTTATTAAAGATAGTAGGAGGAAAAATGAAAAAAAGATTAGGATTATTAGCTCTGACTGCTGTATTAACATCAGTGGCTTATGGAGCTTCTATCGACCACATTCAAACATATACACCAGAATATTTAGGAAACCAAGCTCAAAATGGTATGATAAATAACGTTTCTGTTTATTATAACCCAGCTGGTATTGTAAACTTAGAAAAGGGAACTTATGTTCATATAGGAGCTCAATTAGCTGTTGGACATGAGAAGATGGAATATAATGACAAAGATTATAAGGCTGACTTATTTCAACCTATACCTAACTTTGCTTTGTATAAAGTAGAAGATGATTCTGCTCTTTATTGGACATTTGGTGGAATAGCAGGTGGAGGAGACCTTAAATATGATGATGGAGTAGCTGGTACAGCTGTAATTCCTGATATAGTAAATGGAATGGGTGGAATAAATATTGGAGGATATCTAATTAAAGATTTAAAGGATGCTGGTTCATCAGCAGAAGGAAAAAATCTTTATGCTCAAACTACTTTAGGTAAAGTTTGGAAAATTGATAATAAACTATCACTATCAGCAGCTGGTAGATTAGTTTATGGTATTAGAGAGTTAAAAGGTGATTTAAATTTAATAAGTGATGATAAATTATCTCAAGGAATGATAGATAAATTTTTTGGTGGGAAAATTCATGCTGATATAGATTCAGAAAGAACAGCTTGGGGTTATGGATTTCAATTAGGAGTTAATTATCAAGCTACTGAAAAATTAAATTTGGCAATGAGATATGATAGTAGAGTAAAGTTAGATTTTGAAGCAAAGGGAAGTAAAAATGATGTTCCAGTATTAAATTTAGGATTTGGAAGTTTTTATCCTGAATATATGCCTGGAACTAAAACAAGAAGAGATTTACCAGCTATATTAGCAGCAGGTATGTCATATAAAGTAACTGATAATTGGACAGTTGGATTATCAGGAAATTATTATTTTAATAAAGATGCTAAAATGGATGAAGTAGTAGGAATAGCAGAAATAGGTGGACATCAAATAAAAGGAATAGAAGCTGAGTATGATAATGGTTATGAGATAGCATTAGGAACAGAATATAGAATAAATCCTAAGTGGGCAGTACTAGGTGGAGTAAACTATGCTTATACAGGAGCTAAATATACTTCTTATGATGATGTAGAGTTTGCTCTTGATTCAATAATGGTAGGAACAGGATTAAAATATAATCCAGATGAAACAAGTGAATGGGTATTTACAGTAGCTCATTATTTTTATGATTCTGAAGAAGGACATTTCTCAGAGAAGTATAAGGGAATGGGAATCTCAAATCCAGAATATAGTAAAAGTATAACTGCCTTTGGAGTAGGATATACTAAGAGATTTTAATAGAATTTGTTAAGGAGGAAAGCATATGCCAAAAAAACCAATATTTACAAAGGAGCAAGTATATAAGACTGCCTTTGAAGTATTTAAAATTGAGGGGATAGATGGAATTAGTGCTAGAAACCTTGCAAAATCATTGGGAGCATCTCCAGCACCAATATATAGTTTTTATAGTTCGATAGATACTTTAAAAAATGAATTACTTGATGAAGCTAAAAAACTTTTCCTTGATTATGTAAAAAAAGAGAGAACAGATTCTATATTTTTAAATATAGGAATGGGTATCTGTATATTTGCTAGAGAGGAAAAAGAGTTATTCCAAGCTATCTTTTTAAGAGAGAGTTTAGGAAAAAGAAACGAAGTAATAAGAGAGTTTAGAGATTTAATAAAAGATGAGATGTCAAAGGATAGTAGATTTGATAATCTTGATGAAGAATTTAAAACAAATCTTTATATAGATTGTTGGATGTACGCTCATGGCTTTGCTACTCTTATAGCTACAAATTATTATGAAAACATAACTGATGAGGTTATAAAAGAGAGATTGATGGAAGCAGCAGCTACCATAGTCTATAAGAGATTAGAAGATTACCAAAAATAATTTGAGAGAGGAATTTTCCTCTCTCATTTTTAATCTTTTAAAATTGTTTCTATTACTCTCATAAAGTTTTCAAAAGCTATCTTTCTAATATCACTTTCACTGTAACCTCTTCTATATAATTCATCTATTACAGCCATAGCCTTAGAAGCGTTTTCTAATCCTTGTGGATTTATCTCTTCCTCTTTTTTATCAGCATATAGATATTCACAGAAATCAAATCCTAGAGCTACATGTCTTACTCCTACAAGAGAGATGATATATTCTATATGGTCAACAAATCTTTCTAAATTTTGTTTATATGAATCAATAGCTACAAATCCTTTATAGGCATTGATACCAATTACTCCATCTCTACTAGCAATAGCTTTTATCTGTTCATCAGTGAGATTTCTCTTATGATTACATAGAGATTTAGCATTTGAGTGTGAAGCTATAAATGGTTTAGTTGTATTGTTGTAGATATCCCAAAAAGTTTTTTCATTAGCATGGGAAACATCTATAATCATTCCTAACTCTTCCATTTTTTTTACAGCTTCTATTCCAATAGAAGTAAGTCCTCTCTCTTCATTTCCAGCTACTCCAGTAGCTAAATCATTCTCTTCATTCCAAGTGAGAGAAGCGTGTC
This window harbors:
- a CDS encoding OmpP1/FadL family transporter — protein: MKKRLGLLALTAVLTSVAYGASIDHIQTYTPEYLGNQAQNGMINNVSVYYNPAGIVNLEKGTYVHIGAQLAVGHEKMEYNDKDYKADLFQPIPNFALYKVEDDSALYWTFGGIAGGGDLKYDDGVAGTAVIPDIVNGMGGINIGGYLIKDLKDAGSSAEGKNLYAQTTLGKVWKIDNKLSLSAAGRLVYGIRELKGDLNLISDDKLSQGMIDKFFGGKIHADIDSERTAWGYGFQLGVNYQATEKLNLAMRYDSRVKLDFEAKGSKNDVPVLNLGFGSFYPEYMPGTKTRRDLPAILAAGMSYKVTDNWTVGLSGNYYFNKDAKMDEVVGIAEIGGHQIKGIEAEYDNGYEIALGTEYRINPKWAVLGGVNYAYTGAKYTSYDDVEFALDSIMVGTGLKYNPDETSEWVFTVAHYFYDSEEGHFSEKYKGMGISNPEYSKSITAFGVGYTKRF
- a CDS encoding dipeptidase is translated as MKIFDGHADIWYDVAEKRKLGEENIVKKYHYDRLKAGHIIGGIFIAYLEHREGQDDEKEMFHLINSTIHEIKNNSDIFNIIKKKGDFNRGIVEEKLSVLMGVEGLRAIGTNLDWLDTLYELGFRHASLTWNEENDLATGVAGNEERGLTSIGIEAVKKMEELGMIIDVSHANEKTFWDIYNNTTKPFIASHSNAKSLCNHKRNLTDEQIKAIASRDGVIGINAYKGFVAIDSYKQNLERFVDHIEYIISLVGVRHVALGFDFCEYLYADKKEEEINPQGLENASKAMAVIDELYRRGYSESDIRKIAFENFMRVIETILKD
- the ppdK gene encoding pyruvate, phosphate dikinase; translation: MKRVYLFAEGNKSMINLLGGKGGNLAEMKKIGLPIPEGIIISTEACKEYYGNGELLSEELKNEVLEQINKLEEMTGKKFEGEKPLLVSVRSGAPVSMPGMMDTILNLGMNDKTAENMVKIFENENFVYDLYFRFIQMFSEIVMGVEKELFFELRKKLKGRVSNQELINRAKIMYWEETGKFFPESAKEQLFMAINSIFKSWENERAKVYRRINRIDDSMGTAVVVQEMVFGNLNEKSGTGVAFTRNPSTGEKHVFGEYLLKAQGEDIVAGIRTPEPIDRLKEELPSVYEEFLKIADILEKHNKDMQDIEFTIEDGKLFLLQTRNGKRSPYAAIKIAVDMVKEGLLTKEEAIMKVDPAVLPQLLHGNFEPAALKNATLLGKGLAGSAGVAIGRVVFASERVHTKEMTILVREETSPEDIKGISLAQGIVTVKGGATSHGAVVARGMGKCCVTGCGDIKIDDIRREMTINGYTVKEGEFISISGYTGEIYLGKVGLTKPQFDDNLKEFVSWCKEIKRLGIRMNADTVTDAQLGKGFGAEGIGLCRTEHMFFQKDKIWTIRGMILSHDTDEVARALEKMHQLQREDFYNIFKVVENDVVIVRLLDPPLHEFLPKEQKDKEKMAEILGVSLEEIERRVRNLKDENPMLGHRGCRLAVTRPELYNVQARAIIEAGIQCKREGLDVKPEIMIPLIIGAKELLFIKKNLIAEIEKVFEEQGMRIDYKLGTMMETPRACLLADEIGAEVDFFSFGTNDLTQTTMGLSRDDSVKFMPEYYENGILKVEPFATIDERGVGKLVKLAVELGRKNPHIEMGVCGEHGGDPKSIEFFEQVGLDYVSCSPFRVLVAIVAAAQSHIKYRR
- a CDS encoding fructose-1,6-bisphosphatase gives rise to the protein MGTRDENLELKYLKLLSTKFRNISETTTEIINLQAILNLPKGTEHFLTDIHGEYDAFHHVLKNGSGTIKEKINDIFKDELSNYDKKELASVIYYPTKKVDYIMKNGQNLDKWLKNTIYRMIEICSMTASKYTSSKVRKAMPQDFAYVLQELIYERKELPNRKEYVENIIDTIISIGRAKEFIKAIADLIQRLMIDKLHIIGDIYDRGSSPHLIMDSLMKHHNTDIQWGNHDMLWIGAGLGNRACIANVVRICARYSNTDILEEAYGINMLPLATFAMETYGDDECKNFIPKGERKSHLMAQIHKAISIIQFKIEGEMAKRNPDFDLMDRQLLDKIDFDRGVVEVEGKEYELNDRNFPTIDRENPYLLTKEEEDVMEKLERFFVNSERLQKHIEFFFTNGSVYLKYNSNLLYHGCIPLNEDGELREVTLLGEKLKGKKYLDKIEELVREAYYYRKKKDKKIFYNDFLWYLWCGKNSPLFGKDAMKTFERYFIDDKSIHVERKNPYYSYCNEESTCRKILEEFGLNPNISHIINGHVPVKTLKGESPVKANGRLYIIDGGFSKAYQKETGIAGYTLIYNSYGLKIVAHEPFESVEKAVKEGRDIISSTRLIEDTSINRIRVKDTDIGKELQTQVNDLKKLLNAYNKGLISQTI
- a CDS encoding helix-turn-helix transcriptional regulator; translation: MSLTQRQKTIVEIVKENQPIIGDEIAKRLSLTRSALRTDFSILTGKGILKSKPKVGYIYQERKEKKYIHEIMGPVVSVESNLSVYDTILQIFAKDVGTIFITEGENLVGIVSRKDLLKIAIGKTDINKVPINVIMTRMPNIIYCEENDEIVEVVKKLIEHQIDSLPVLKIKEVRGKKVYKIVGRVTKTNITKLFLENFEK
- a CDS encoding TetR/AcrR family transcriptional regulator — encoded protein: MPKKPIFTKEQVYKTAFEVFKIEGIDGISARNLAKSLGASPAPIYSFYSSIDTLKNELLDEAKKLFLDYVKKERTDSIFLNIGMGICIFAREEKELFQAIFLRESLGKRNEVIREFRDLIKDEMSKDSRFDNLDEEFKTNLYIDCWMYAHGFATLIATNYYENITDEVIKERLMEAAATIVYKRLEDYQK